The following coding sequences are from one Loxodonta africana isolate mLoxAfr1 chromosome 18, mLoxAfr1.hap2, whole genome shotgun sequence window:
- the C18H17orf78 gene encoding uncharacterized protein C17orf78 homolog has product MDTILVFSLIIISYDVNKKEISESSCQVELLPELFPKDVRNIRDMLIQEAQAEAKRATIIQNQTLATLQCSGSKVKVSLMYSEKKRNIKYTLKNLRVIAAPSRNSSASPSCHLAPTFKSQTGSLLAGKAFLPGISQCKVYPVTVASSETFSIIIVSITPGNKERARTTSIDEDDGLAKRQKWSIVVKFLIAATLLLSGIAIIVFVIFEVPCPSQCLRARELCQCQWLRGRQRKGASMGDQQPRVAKAQPDSQPEKESVGQDAPKSSSSKKTAGITVIHQTYF; this is encoded by the exons ATGGATACCATTTTGGTCTTCAGCCTAATCATTATATCCTATGATGTCAACAAGAAAG AAATCAGCGAAAGCAGCTGCCAAGTGGAACTGCTGCCTGAGCTCTTCCCAAAGGATGTGAGAAACATCAGGGATATGCTAATTCAAG AAGCCCAGGCAGAAGCCAAAAGGGCCACAATCATCCAAAATCAGACTCTGGCTACCCTGCAATGCTCTGGGAGCAAAGTGAAAGTCAGTCTCATGTATTCGGAGAAAAAGCGAAATATCAAGTATACTCTGAAGAACCTAAGAGTCATTGCTGCTCCCAGCAGAAACAGCTCAGCCTCCCCAAGCTGTCACCTAGCCCCTACATTCAAGTCTCAGACTGGATCCCTTCTGGCAGGCAAAG CTTTTTTACCAGGTATCTCCCAATGTAAGGTCTACCCAGTAACGGTAGCTTCATCAGAGACTTTTTCCATCATTATCGTTTCCATAACTCCTGGGAACAAAGAAAGAGCAAGAACTACAAGTATTGATGA AGATGACGGCCTAGCGAAGAGGCAGAAATGGAGCATTGTGgtcaaatttctgattgctgccacCCTGTTGCTCAGCGGAATCGCCATTATAGTGTTTGTCATTTTTGAAGTTCCATGCCCC AGTCAATGcctgagagccagagagctgTGTCAATGCCAGTGGTTGCGGGGAAGGCAAAGGAAGGGAGCCAGCATGGGAGACCAGCAACCCAGGGTAGCCAAAGCCCAGCCTGACTCTCAGCCTGAGAAGGAAAGT GTTGGACAAGATGCTCCTAAGTCATCAAGTTCAAAGAAAACTGCAGGGATCACTGTTATCCACCAGACGTACTTCTGA